The DNA sequence ACCTTCAGTGAAGCGGTCAGCGGTTTCACCACCGCCGACCTGACAGTGGCCAACGGCACCCTGACCGGCCTGAGCAGCAGCGACGGCGGCATCACCTGGACCGTCACGCTCACGCCGACCAGCAACATTACCGACACCACCAACCTGATCACCCTGGACAACACCGGGGTCGTCGATCTGGCCGGCAACGCCGGCAGTGGCACCACCAATTCCAACAATTACGCGATCGATACCGCGCGTCCGACCGCGACCATCGTGGTGGCCGACAACAACCTGCGGATCGGCGAAACCTCGCTGGTGACCATCACGTTCAGCGAAGCGGTGACCGGTTTCACCAACGCCGACCTGACCATCGCCAACGGTACGCTGAGTGCGGTCAGCAGCAGCGACGGCGGCATCACCTGGACGGCGACGTTCACGCCGACCGCCAGCATCACCGACGCGACCAACCTGATCACGCTGAACAACACCGGCATCGCCGATCTGAACGGCAACGCCGGCAGCGGGACCACCGACTCCAACAACTACGCCATCGATACCGTGCGCCCGACCGCAACCATCGTGGTGGCCGACAACAACCTGCGGATCGGTGAAACCTCGCTGGTGACCATCACCTTCAGTGAAGCGGTCAGCGGTTTCACCAACGCCGACCTGACGGTCGCCAACGGCACGTTGAGCGCGGTCAGCAGCAGCGACGGCGGCATCACCTGGACCGCGACGTTCACCCCTAGCGCCAGCATCACTGACACCACCAACCTGATTACCCTGGACAACACCGGCATCGTCGACCTGGCGGGCAACGCCGGCGGCGGCACCACCGATTCCAACAACTACGCGATCGACACTCAGCGCCCGACCGCAACCATTGTGGTTGCCGACAGCAACCTTACTGCCGGTGAAACCTCGCTGGTGACCATTACCTTCAGCGAAGCGGTGAGCGGTTTCACCAACGCCGACCTGATTATTGCCAACGGTACGCTGACGGCGGTGAGCAGCAGCGACGGCGGCATCACCTGGACGGCAACGTTCACGCCGAACCTGGGCGTCAACGACGCGACCAACCTGATTGTCCTGAACAACACCGGCATCGCCGACCTGGCGGGCAACGCCGGCAGCGGCACGACCAACTCCAACAACTACACCATCGATACCGTGGTGCCGACCGCGACCATCATCATTGCCGACAACGCGCTGAAAATCGGCGAGTCCTCACTCGTGACCATCACCTTCAGCGAAGCCGTGACCGGTTTCACCAATGCCGACCTGACCATCGCCAACGGCACACTCAGCGCGGTCAGCAGCAGCGACGGCGGGATCACCTGGACGGCGACCTTCACGCCGACCACCAACATCACCGACGCCACCAACCTGATCACGCTGGACAACTCCGGCGTACAGAACCTGTCGGGCAATGCCGGCAGCGGCACCACCAATTCGAACAATTATTCGATCGACACGGTGCGCCCGACTGCCAGCATTGTGGTCGCCGACACGGCGCTCGGCGTCGGCCAGACCAGTTTGGTGACCATCACGTTCAGCGAAGCGGTGACCGGTTTCACCAACGCCGACCTGACCATCGCCAACGGTACGCTGAGTGCGGTCAGTAGCAGCGACGGCGGCATTACCTGGACGGCCACTTTCACTCCGGCGGCGGGCATCACAGATACCACCAACCTGATTACCCTGGATAACACCGGCATTTCCGATCTGGCGGGCAATGCCGGCAGCGGCACCACCGATTCCAACAACTACGCCGTCGACAGTCAGCGTCCAACGGCCACCATCGTGCTCTCCGACAGCACCCTCAGTGCCGGGGAAACCTCGCTGGTGACCATCACCTTCAGCGAAGCCGTGACCGGTTTCGACAATTCCGACCTGAGCGTCGCCAACGGCACCCTGAGCAACGTTTCGTCGAGTGACGGCGGTATCACCTGGACGGCAACGTTCACGCCGAACGTGGGCGTCAACGATGCGACCAACCTGATTGTCCTGAATAACACCGGCATCACCGACCTGGCCGGCAACAGCGGTACCGGCACCACCAGCTCGCCGAACTACACCATCGACACCGTGCTGCCGACGGCGACCATTATCATTGCCGACAACTCGCTGAAAATCGGCGAAACCTCGCTGGTGACCATCACCTTCAGCGAAGCGGTCACCGGTTTCACCAATGCCGACCTGACGATTGCCAACGGCACGCTCAGCGCGGTCAGCAGCAGCGATGGCGGCATCACCTGGACGGCGACCTTCACGCCGACCACCAACATCACCGATGCCACCAACCTGATCACGCTGGACAACTCCGGCGTACAGAACCTGTCGGGCAATGCCGGCAGCGGCACCACCGATTCGAATAATTACTCGATCGACACCCAACGTCCGACGGCCACCATCGTGGTCGCCGACACAGCCTTGGGCGTCGGTCAGACTACGTTGGTGACCATTACCTTCAGCGAAGCGGTGACCGGTTTCACCAACGCCGACCTGACCATCGCCAACGGTGCGCTGAGTGCGGTCAGCAGCAGCGACGGCGGCATCACCTGGACCGCGACGTTCACGCCGGCGGCGGGCATCACCGACACCACCAACATCATCACGCTGGACAACACCGGCATCTCCGACCTGGCGGGCAATGCCGGCAGCGGCACCACCGATTCCAACAACTACGCGGTCGACAGTCAGCGTCCGACGGCAACCATCGTCATGACCGACAGTGATCTGCGCCCCGGCGAAACCGCGCTGGTGACCATCACCTTCAGCGAGGCGGTGACCGGTTTCGACAACTCCGACCTGAGCGTCGCCAACGGCACCCTGAGCAACGTTTCGTCGAGCGACGGCGGCATCACCTGGACGGCCACCTTCACGCCGAACATCGGCGTCACCGACCTCACCAACCTGATCGTCCTGAACAACACCGGCATCACCGATCTGGCCGGCAACAGCGGCACCGGCACCACCAGTTCGGCCAACTATCAGGTGCAGACCCAGGTGCCGACCGCCACCATCGTGGTTGCCGACACTTCCCTCAAGGCCGGGGAAACCTCGCTGGTGACCATCACCTTCAACGAGGCGGTCAGCGGTTTCGACAACAGCGACCTGACCATCGCCAACGGCACCCTGAGCAACGTAAGCAGCAGCGACGGCGGTATCACCTGGACCGCGACTTTCACACCGACCAGCAACATCACCGACGCCACCAACCTGATCACCCTGAACAATGCCGGGGTGGCCAACCTGTCGGGCAACAGTGGCGTGGGCACCACCGATTCCAACAACTTCGCCATCGACACCGCACTGCCGACCGCCACCATCGTGGTCGCCGACAATCGCTTGGGCATTGGTGAAACCACCGCCGTGACCATCACCTTCAGCGAGGCGGTGAGCGGCTTCGATCTGTCGGACATCAGCGTCGCCAACGGTACGCTGTCGAACCTGACCAGCAGCGACGGCGGCGTGACCTGGACCGCTACCTTCACGCCGACCGCCAACGTCAACGATCCGACCAACCTGATCCTGATCGACACCGCCGGCGTCCAGGATCTGGCCGGCAACCTTGGCGCGAGCATCGCCATCTCCAACAACTACATCCTCGATGCGACCCGGCCGACGGTGAACATCGTGGTCGCCAATCCGCATCTGGGCATCGGCCAGAGCACCACGGTGACCTTCACCTTCAGCGAGGCGGTGAGCAATTTCGACCTGTCCGACCTGAGCGTGACCAACGGTGACTTGAGCAACCTGAGCAGCAGCGATGGCGGCAAGACCTGGACCGCGACCTTCACGCCGACCGCGAATGTCACCGATCCGAGCAACTTCATTGCGCTGGACACCAGCAACGTCACCGACCTGGCAGGCAACGCCGGCAGCACGGTGGCGGTGTCGAACAATTACACCCTCGACAGCGAACGGCCGAGCGCCACGGTGGTGATCGCCAATCCGAACCTGGGCGTCGGCCAGACCTCGCAGGTGACCATCACCTTCAATGAAGCGGTGAGCGGTTTCGACCTGTCGGACCTGAGCGTGGCCAATGGCACCTTGTCTAACCTCAGCAGCAGCGACGGCGGCAAGACCTGGACCGCGACCCTGACGCCGAATGCCAACGTCAACAGCGCCAGCAATGCGATCAGCGTCAACACGGCCGGGGTCAGCGACCTGTCGGGTAACAGCGGCAGCGGCGTCAGCAGCTCCGGTAATTATGTGATCAACACAGTGCCACCGGTTGTGCCTCCGGTGACACCGACTTCACCGCTGATCGTGGTGACGCCGGATCCGGAATTCCGCAGCAGCGATCCGGTCGCGCCGCCACCGGCGCCGAACGTTCCGCTGCAACCGATCGTCTTCACGCCGCCCACCGGCGACCTCGGTTCACCGCTGACCTTCGCACCGTTGTTCGAGCAACGGGTGATCGGCAACGGCATCCGTCCGCTGGGGGATATTTTCATCAACCACGGTGCGCTGAGCCCGAGCTTCATTGCCCAGGTCTTCAGCAGCAGCGACAACCTGGGTGACGGTACCGGCCACGGTTTCCTCGGGTTTGGCGGCGGCGATGGCGGGGTGTTCGGCAGCAGCACGCTGTCGAGCCTGTTCAATCAGGACAGCAGCGCCGAACGCGACTCGCTGAACGCCTTCGACCGTCATTCAATCAAGGGCGGCGATATTTCCCAGGGCCTGCGCGGGGTGTTCGGTGCGCCGACCCTGGGCCAGCAACTGCAACAGATCAAGGACAGCGAACAAAACCGGGTCGACAACCTGGCGGCGGCGCTGCAACAGGTCGGCATCAGCGAAATGCCGGCCTGACAACACACAACAACTCACATATGTGCGGGACCTAGGGGCGATCCAGGGATGAAGAAAAGTCAGAAGTTGTTCGGCGCCAGCCTGCTGGCGCTGGCGATCAGCGGATGTGCAGTCACCAGTGAACCGATCGAACGCAGTGTCAGCGAGCAACGGGCCCGGGCCGACCTGCAGAACATGTACAAGGGCCAGGAACCGCTGAGCGGTCCGCTGACCCTGCACCAGGCCATGGCCCGCGCGGTGAAATACAACCTCGAAGGCCGCTTGAAAATCATGGAGGAAGCGCTGGCCAAGCGGCAGCTCGACCTCGCCAGTTTCGACATGCTGCCGCGCATGGCGCTGGACGCCGGTTACGTTGGACGCAACAACGTCAGCGCCTCCAGCAGCCAGAGTGTGCGCACCGGCACCCAGTCCCTGGAACCGTCGACCTCCCAGGACCGCGACCGCGACGTCGCCGACCTGACCATGGTCTGGAACGTCCTCGATTTCGGCGTCAGCTACATCAGCGCCAAGCAGCAGGGCGACCAGCGTCTGATCGTTCAGGAACGCCGGCGCAAGGTGATCAACACCATCGTTCAGGACGTGCGCTCGGCCTATTGGCGGGCGATGGCCGCCGAGCGCCTGCTCAAGCAGATCGACAGCCTGATGGCGCGGGTCGACACCGCCCGCCGCAACAGCGAAAGCATGAGCGAACAGCGCATCGGCGATCCGGTGCAGTCCCTCGGCTACCAGCGTTCGCTGATCGAAGCGACCCGGCAACTGGAAGAACAGCGCCGTGCGCTGTCGCTGGCGAAAACCGAACTGGCGACCCTGATCAACCTGCCGCTGGGCACTAACCTGACTCTGGCCACCGACGACGGCTACCAGATCCCGGAACTCAAGGTCGACCTGACCAAGCTCGAACAGGAAGCACTGACCAGCCGCCCGGAACTGCGCGAGCAGGATTACCAGACCCGGATCAGCGCCGCCGAAACCCGCAAGGCCATGCTGCGTCTGCTGCCAGGTCTGGAGTTCTCCGCCGGCGGGCATTACGACAGCAACTCGTTCCTGGTCGAACAGGGTTGGGCCGACTATGGCGTCAAAGTCACCTGGAACCTGTTCAACGTGATCTCCGCCCCGGCGGCCATCGACGTGGCCAAGGCCGGTGAAGAAGTCGCAGCCGCCCGCCGTCAGGCAATGTCGATTGCGGTGCTGGCGCAGCTCTACGTGGCCAACGCCAACTATCAGGAGGCGCTGCGCCAGTTCAAGACCAACCAGCAGCTCTCGGACATAGACGGGCAAATCGTCGGTCAGTTGCGCAACCGTCGTCAGGCCGACGGCATTGGTGAGCTGGACCTGATCCAGGGCGAGCTCAACACTTTGCAGGCCGACTTGCGGCGCGACCTGTCCTATGCCGATCTGCGCAATGCCTATGGCCAGATCTTCGCCAGCGCCGGTCTCGATCCGCTGCCGGATCAGGTGCAGTCGACCGAAGTCCAGTCGATCGCAACTGCGCTGGCCAACCGCGAATCGGCGTGGGCCTCGGGGGATATTTCGGTGCCGGTGGCCCATGCCTCCGCGCAGTGAACGATGAGCCGGCCGGCGTATTCACGCCTGCCGGTCAATGTGGATCTGCCGTTGCTGTTGCAGGCGCTGGCGGCGATTGAAGATGCTGCCTGGCGGGAGCATTTCAATACCGCCTATTTCGCTGGCGACTGGAGCGGCGTCGCGCTGATTTCTGCCGCCGACGCGCTGACTGAGTTGTCCCCCGGTAGTGCCGAACCCTTACAGCGTGCCCCTTGGCTGAATGACCGTCGCTGGCAGCAGGCCCTGCGGGATCTGCCGCTGGAAATCGTCAGTGCGCGGTTGTTGCGACTGGGGCCGGGCGGGCAGATCCATGAGCATCGTGACTACGATCTAGAGGGGCCGGATGCCGATCTGCGCCTGCACATTCCACTGCTCAGTCCGCCTGCCGTGGACTTCTGGCTCGACGGCCAGCGGATGCCGATGACGGCGGGGGAATGCTGGTTTCTCGATCTCGCCCGGCCGCATCGGGTCGACAATCGCGACAGCACGGCGCGGGTTCATCTGGTGCTCGATTGCCGTCCCGCGCCCTGGCTGGAGCAGATGATTGTTGAGGGTTGGCCGAGCACTCCGCTGCCTGATGGCGAAGACACAGCGCTGCAGCGATTTCAGCGATTACTCGTCAATGATCCGAAGCTGTCAGCGTCGCTGCAGGCATTGCACGACCCCGAAGCATTCACTGTCCAGACGCTGGCGTTGGCCGCTGAACGCGGCCTGCACTTTTCCCGTGAAGAACTGCTGGCAGCGATGCGCAACGGCCGCCGGTCATGGAACGAACAATGGCGCCTGTGAATTTCGACGGCTGGTTGCCGATTCGCGTCTGGAAAACCGCCGGGCAATGGCAGGTCGATTGGTGCTGGTTTGGTGACACGCCGCTGCATCAGCCGTTCTTTCGTGACGCCGTCGAAGATGCGTTGCGCCTGCCGTTCAATCAGGCGTTCCGCCGGCAAACACCCTTGTCGGCGCTCATGGACTGGCAGGCGCTCAGTCCGGGTCTGCCGCCGAGCGCCTTCATCCTGCACGCCTCGCGTTGCGGTTCGACGCTGGTCAGCCAGATGCTCGCCCGGCTCGACGATCACATCGTGGTCTCGGAGCCACCGCCCCTTGATGCCCTGCTGCGCAGCGATCTGTCGGACGATGAACGCCGCGCAGCCATCGCCGGATTGCTTTCGGCGTACGGTCAGCGGCGGCGCGGTACGGAGCAGCGATTGGTGATCAAACTCGACGCCTGGAACATCGGCGAATGGCCGCTGCTGCGCGAGTGTTTTCCCGATACGCCGTGGCTGTTTGTCTACCGCGACCCGCTGGAAATTGCCGTCTCGCACTTGCGCCGCCCCGGCCTGCACATGGTGCCGGGTGCGCTCGGCGATTGTGTGCTGGACGATGATTTGCCGTTCGAGGGTCGCGAGGATTTCATCGCCCGGCGGCTGGGGCGTCTGCTGGAGGCCGGGTGGGTGCATTGCCGTGATTCCGGCGGGCTGGCGCTCAATTACAGTGAGTTGCCCAACGCGATGACGGGGCGACTGGCGTGGTTTTTCCGGCTGAGTGCCACGCAAAGTGAACAGGCGTTGACGGCAACGGCGCAGCACGCGAAGCAGCCGTCACAACCCTTTGTCGTCGATGGCGAACACAAGCGCCGCGAGGCATCGGCGTTGTTGCAGACGCGGGTCGAGCATTGCGCCCGCGCCCCTTACGCCGCGCTGGAACGCTTGCGCGCACTCACGATTTCGCCGACAGATCCGCCATCCCCTTGAGCAGTTCGATCGGCAGCGGAAACACGATGGTCGAGCTCTTGTCGCCGGCAATCGAACTCAAGGTCTGCATGTAGCGCAGCTGCATGGCGCCGGGCTGGCGGCCGAGCATTTCGGCGGCCTGCATGAGTTTTTCCGAGGCCTGCAATTCGCCTTCGGCGTGGATCACCTTGGCTCGCCGTTCCCGCTCGGCTTCGGCCTGCTTGGCAATGGCGCGCACCATCGATTCGTTGAGATCG is a window from the Pseudomonas gozinkensis genome containing:
- a CDS encoding TolC family protein — translated: MKKSQKLFGASLLALAISGCAVTSEPIERSVSEQRARADLQNMYKGQEPLSGPLTLHQAMARAVKYNLEGRLKIMEEALAKRQLDLASFDMLPRMALDAGYVGRNNVSASSSQSVRTGTQSLEPSTSQDRDRDVADLTMVWNVLDFGVSYISAKQQGDQRLIVQERRRKVINTIVQDVRSAYWRAMAAERLLKQIDSLMARVDTARRNSESMSEQRIGDPVQSLGYQRSLIEATRQLEEQRRALSLAKTELATLINLPLGTNLTLATDDGYQIPELKVDLTKLEQEALTSRPELREQDYQTRISAAETRKAMLRLLPGLEFSAGGHYDSNSFLVEQGWADYGVKVTWNLFNVISAPAAIDVAKAGEEVAAARRQAMSIAVLAQLYVANANYQEALRQFKTNQQLSDIDGQIVGQLRNRRQADGIGELDLIQGELNTLQADLRRDLSYADLRNAYGQIFASAGLDPLPDQVQSTEVQSIATALANRESAWASGDISVPVAHASAQ
- a CDS encoding Ig-like domain-containing protein codes for the protein MWWSKQKSRVTEGQRTLAAPLIMSLEPRMLFDGAVAATVADTAAQADSHATADAAKAPAADHPSASKDTHGQADATPAASPVAVPGQSVVFVDSRVKDADSLLKGVAPGTQVVKLDAGKDGLQQIADYLDQHQGVSSVQIIAHGNAGDLWLGDSYLSADNVAQRSAILAEIGKDMNAGGDILIYGCYTAEGDRGLSFVDSLAQLTGRDVAASNNRTGVGGDWDLEIATGTIESANVLSTKAMSEYQWGLATWTATNNANTGVGSLRAALASAQNGDIVTFSSGMTVQLTSELLINKNITVDGDLNNDGVADVTLDGQYRTRVVEITSGSTVTLDGLVITRGLVSGNGGNGGYGATGAMGGGIFNAGILTLNNVSVTGNAAAGGGGGGGVTGANYGGGGGGGGGLGGQGGGHGGTAGPGTGTLGGQAGSGGVGGYGGGYDATHMGGRGGSTTGGAGGVGVSYYSNGGNGGTASNGTISIGGGGGGSGWDKVGGVGGNAAGGIYNASTGTLKIVGTSVISNNIGAGGGGGGGSGQGSNNLNGGDGGRGVGAIWNQGGTVLITAANFSAISGNAAGSGSGGAELGGGVTGSVPLAFAAIYNNGGTLNTAYVEPPTATIVMSDTALKIGETSLVTITFSRAVTGFTNADLTIANGTLTSVSSSDGGLTWTATFTPTNNITDSTNLITLDNTGVTAISDGVAGVGTTSSVNYAIDTARPTVTIVMSDTALKIGDTSLVTFTFSEAVTGFTNADLTIANGTLSAVSSSDGGITWTGTFTPTASVTDTTNLISLDNTGIADLAGNAGSGTTDSANYVIDTVRPTATIVVADSNLAVGETSLVTITFSEAVSGFTTADLTVANGTLTGLSSSDGGITWTVTLTPTSNITDTTNLITLDNTGVVDLAGNAGSGTTNSNNYAIDTARPTATIVVADNNLRIGETSLVTITFSEAVTGFTNADLTIANGTLSAVSSSDGGITWTATFTPTASITDATNLITLNNTGIADLNGNAGSGTTDSNNYAIDTVRPTATIVVADNNLRIGETSLVTITFSEAVSGFTNADLTVANGTLSAVSSSDGGITWTATFTPSASITDTTNLITLDNTGIVDLAGNAGGGTTDSNNYAIDTQRPTATIVVADSNLTAGETSLVTITFSEAVSGFTNADLIIANGTLTAVSSSDGGITWTATFTPNLGVNDATNLIVLNNTGIADLAGNAGSGTTNSNNYTIDTVVPTATIIIADNALKIGESSLVTITFSEAVTGFTNADLTIANGTLSAVSSSDGGITWTATFTPTTNITDATNLITLDNSGVQNLSGNAGSGTTNSNNYSIDTVRPTASIVVADTALGVGQTSLVTITFSEAVTGFTNADLTIANGTLSAVSSSDGGITWTATFTPAAGITDTTNLITLDNTGISDLAGNAGSGTTDSNNYAVDSQRPTATIVLSDSTLSAGETSLVTITFSEAVTGFDNSDLSVANGTLSNVSSSDGGITWTATFTPNVGVNDATNLIVLNNTGITDLAGNSGTGTTSSPNYTIDTVLPTATIIIADNSLKIGETSLVTITFSEAVTGFTNADLTIANGTLSAVSSSDGGITWTATFTPTTNITDATNLITLDNSGVQNLSGNAGSGTTDSNNYSIDTQRPTATIVVADTALGVGQTTLVTITFSEAVTGFTNADLTIANGALSAVSSSDGGITWTATFTPAAGITDTTNIITLDNTGISDLAGNAGSGTTDSNNYAVDSQRPTATIVMTDSDLRPGETALVTITFSEAVTGFDNSDLSVANGTLSNVSSSDGGITWTATFTPNIGVTDLTNLIVLNNTGITDLAGNSGTGTTSSANYQVQTQVPTATIVVADTSLKAGETSLVTITFNEAVSGFDNSDLTIANGTLSNVSSSDGGITWTATFTPTSNITDATNLITLNNAGVANLSGNSGVGTTDSNNFAIDTALPTATIVVADNRLGIGETTAVTITFSEAVSGFDLSDISVANGTLSNLTSSDGGVTWTATFTPTANVNDPTNLILIDTAGVQDLAGNLGASIAISNNYILDATRPTVNIVVANPHLGIGQSTTVTFTFSEAVSNFDLSDLSVTNGDLSNLSSSDGGKTWTATFTPTANVTDPSNFIALDTSNVTDLAGNAGSTVAVSNNYTLDSERPSATVVIANPNLGVGQTSQVTITFNEAVSGFDLSDLSVANGTLSNLSSSDGGKTWTATLTPNANVNSASNAISVNTAGVSDLSGNSGSGVSSSGNYVINTVPPVVPPVTPTSPLIVVTPDPEFRSSDPVAPPPAPNVPLQPIVFTPPTGDLGSPLTFAPLFEQRVIGNGIRPLGDIFINHGALSPSFIAQVFSSSDNLGDGTGHGFLGFGGGDGGVFGSSTLSSLFNQDSSAERDSLNAFDRHSIKGGDISQGLRGVFGAPTLGQQLQQIKDSEQNRVDNLAAALQQVGISEMPA
- a CDS encoding sulfotransferase family protein, with the protein product MAPVNFDGWLPIRVWKTAGQWQVDWCWFGDTPLHQPFFRDAVEDALRLPFNQAFRRQTPLSALMDWQALSPGLPPSAFILHASRCGSTLVSQMLARLDDHIVVSEPPPLDALLRSDLSDDERRAAIAGLLSAYGQRRRGTEQRLVIKLDAWNIGEWPLLRECFPDTPWLFVYRDPLEIAVSHLRRPGLHMVPGALGDCVLDDDLPFEGREDFIARRLGRLLEAGWVHCRDSGGLALNYSELPNAMTGRLAWFFRLSATQSEQALTATAQHAKQPSQPFVVDGEHKRREASALLQTRVEHCARAPYAALERLRALTISPTDPPSP
- a CDS encoding aspartyl/asparaginyl beta-hydroxylase domain-containing protein; this encodes MSRPAYSRLPVNVDLPLLLQALAAIEDAAWREHFNTAYFAGDWSGVALISAADALTELSPGSAEPLQRAPWLNDRRWQQALRDLPLEIVSARLLRLGPGGQIHEHRDYDLEGPDADLRLHIPLLSPPAVDFWLDGQRMPMTAGECWFLDLARPHRVDNRDSTARVHLVLDCRPAPWLEQMIVEGWPSTPLPDGEDTALQRFQRLLVNDPKLSASLQALHDPEAFTVQTLALAAERGLHFSREELLAAMRNGRRSWNEQWRL